The segment aaagaaaacaaaaaataacaaGAAAACATTAAGATCTTGCATGAAAACACGAGATCCAAAAGCAgtagactagaaggagatgaactcaagtatatgcaaaaacactCTCTTTATTAAGCTCAGAGGAACGCTATCTTTTGGcagattataaaatatttttctcacaaaatctcTCACCTAAGCGGTTAAgcacccctctctccctctccacacaaCATAAGTAGAAGAATCTCAAAACTCTCTAAAAACTCACAAAGCCTCTACCATTTCCATCGGCCATACCCCTCTTTTTATAGGTTTAGGGGgcttgcttaacccttaagaAATCATGTCCTTAAACTGTTCTTCACTTATAATGCACTCCCACCCACCATCGAGGGTAGTTTCGTCcgaatttttcttcatccatcgGATGGccgtggcgccttcatgacttagctttgcctcaacCCAATCTTCACGATGTTGTCACATGCACTACATCATCGCGCTGTTTTTGCGACCAAACCAAGAAACTatcttgcatgcttctcaaagcgtgccTCACAACCACTTGCATACACCTTATGCAAGCATCCCGATGACAACTCCGCCCAGCACCCTCAATCATCTGCCACCAAGCTCTCCGCTTAGCCCCAATCTTCCTGTCATCGACCAACAAGTTGCATCtaccacctacacatcatgagacaagcaaacacgtacctccaacaccatttaactccatcacaagttAGTCGAAATCAAAATCTCTGCAGAAATGCCACATCTCTGAAAACTCGTGAACGCCGGATGATGCGGTGTTCACTCCTCCTGAGCGCCCAAACATCCAGCTTGTTCAACTCAGCAGACCAGACTGTTtgaaatcctctctgcaagaaatagtctagcGTGTATTCATacccatcgtcggaccatccggtgtttcaTTCTTGCCTGAACCTGTTTTGCaccctctctaaaaaaattactccaGCAAAGCATCCAACGTTCACATTTCTCATCGCCAGACCATTCGGCATATACAATTCCACCCATAGTcaatttgcaacctctctgcaagaaaaactCTGGTGTTCACTGATGCCCAACGCCagatcatctggcgtgtacaaatTTTCTGGACTCAGTCACAAACACGTCaactctattttttctacaaCTTTAGTTAGTTCTAATCATAATTATAGTACATAACCATACCCATACAATCTCAATATCAAATCAAATTAATATCATTATCAATTACTTATTACATATAAATCAAATCACATTTTAATTTAGTTTCTCAATATCACAGCGAGATCTCGCCTCTTATACTACTCTTTTGTCAACCATGAGCACAGAGCGCCGCCGAGATCAACAGATTGGTGCGTGATTTTCTATGCCAACCGCTCCAGAAAGGCATCTTTCTCGAGGGAGCTGGCATCTCCGATAAACACATCGACGAACTGTGTCTCCACCCCCTGGACGTTTTCCACAAAAGCTTTTGTGGCCGTTCAGACTGCCAAGGAACTGGTCAGTGGGAATGGAGCGTGCCCTCCGCTGTGGAGCTCAAAGAAGCAGGAATCCAGTTCAAGAAGAGCAAAACTCAAAACGTCTGCGACGTCGTCTTCCAAAACGGCGTGCTCAGTATGCCTGCGGTCCCAGTCCACAACAGCATCGAGAAGATCTTCCTCAACTTGATGGTATTCGAACGGCTCCACAGCGATGCCGGGAGCAACGCGACGGCCTATATGATCTTTATGGACAACCTCATCGACTCGGAGAAGGACGTGGCCCTGCTGAGATCCAAAGGAATCATCAAAAACCTGTTGAGCAGCGACAAGGAGGCGGCGAACATGTTCAACATCCTGAGCAAGGGAGCAGTGTTGAGTCCATCTAGCAAGCTGCACGACGTGCGAAGGGAGCTGAATGCCCACTGCAAGAAGCCTTGGAACAGGTGGCGGGCCATCTTTGTGCACAAGTATCTGAACAACCCGTGGGTGTTCATGTCCCTCATAACCGCTACCATCCTTCTCTTCGCCACACTCCTGCAGACCATCTACGCTGTCGTGGATTTCCACACCAAGAGCTAGCAAGCACTAATATTGGTACGCACCCAAGATCGCACGATCCATGGGCAAGTGTGGCTCCCAATATTCTTATTGTGTGCATGCATGTCGTGTCAATGAACTTGCTCCCCGGACTTGATTTGCTGATAGTTGATGTATGATTATTATGATTTGGTCTATAAGCTCTATGCCTTGATCTGTACGAGACAACTGCTGATGTGAAATACGCGCAATTTTACAATCGCAAGCTTAAGAATGAAATGTACCTTTTCATGTAGAATATTGTTGCGTCGTCGGATCCATAAGTAACCAGAAACCGAACACCTACGATTTTCTAATCAATCGATAGAGTAGTTTGATCGTAGGTCGATATTGCAATTGTTGTATCCTGAGTTGTTTAGCAGATAGTTATTGTTACGCAATAAAGTTGTTTACCCTAAGCCAAGCTACTAGTCTTCTGTAGTCGTCGTTTTAGTCTTGCCAAGCTGCCAAGGCATAGTCTGTAAAAGTAACACCTTTTCGCTCTCTAAACCTGTCACGAGCGAGGTGTAGTCAGCAAAGTACTTACTGGACCGCACTGTAGCTTGACCCATCGCACCAGCACAGATCGCGCGGTTGCTAGTGTCTGTGCCTCATGTGGAAAACCTCCTTTCGCCCTCGCCACCTTTTTTTCATAATGGAAAAATAGTTTCAGCCTTTTTCATCGTGTAATGTATACAGGCTTGTCCTTTATTATATCATTTCTGCATCCAGTTAACAATTTAATATAATAGAAATAAACATGGTTTAACACACTACAAGATATTTGGGTCATTAAATTTTACATCATCGCCCGTTTGGATTTAGGCCCATTGAAGGACCGAGCAAGGCAAGTAGAGATTTTTCAAAATCAATTGCCATTTCCCTTCATTTCAATCCAATGCACCTCTCTTATAGCACTTGGTCAAGTTCACGCACTCAcaatcactactacataaatcgTCTTTGTTGTCACCTCATCACTGTCGAATCAATTAAAACTGACAGCGATACGtttttcactgctggttcataagaaaacagtatcactactggttttaTAAAAGAACCGGTAATGAGTGGGCTCGTATTAAAACCGGTAATGATACCGGCAGAGAAGCCTAGGCTCTAGACCCAAATTTTTCATCAAATCCAATTTCGCGTTCGTAGCTTCGCATCTGACCCCTCTCTTCGGTCTGCGCTCTAGATTTTTCTAAGTCCTCGCAGCCTCAGCCTCTCTTTCTCCCACCCACACCTCAGTGCAGTGACCTCCGCACCCCCCCTCTCTCCCACCccaccaccctctctctctctctctctccccccccccccctcagccACCATGTTGAGCACCAAATCACTGACGAAGGAGGGCGGATCCACAGCGGGCGTAGCCGAATCTACGGTGAGGTGCTGCAGGCGAGGCCATTGGTGTGAGTTCCGGATGGGGGCTGTCGACGTGAGCTGCTGCTGCGAGGGGGGGGGTCGGCGTGAGCTGTGAGCTCGTCGTCCGGCGAGGGTGGTCGAGCACGAGCGGGAACAGTGTCGTCGCcgcgggggaggaggaggtggcgatggTAGGGAGCTGGAGTGGGCACGACGGAATAGCATCGTCGAGGGCATACCGGCGGAGTGGCCGCGACGAGGAGCGGGTACGGCGGCGCCTGGGTGTGGAGGAACGGTcgtctttttctctcttttttcgaAAATACCATCACTACTAGTCGGAAAGGCCCGGTAGTGATAGCGAATATGGCTACACTGCCGCTTACATACTGCCGATTCaaaaaccgatagtgaaacCATGTTCTATAGTAGGTGAATGGAGCTCCTGAATCTAGGAACTAAGTTAGGAACCCCTTAAGTACGCACATAAATGAACCGAAGCAAACCTCGAAGAACATTCTGAAAAACAAGATTCAGACCTTCTGAAAATTAGAAATTTGAGCTTCTAAATTCTCAAATGCAGACCTTTTGAATCCCCAAATTCGGATCTTCTGAATCCCAGATATCagtgctctagatcatcatcatctttgtcggccaacgtatctccgacAGGCgacatatcggtgtattcatcaGCCAGTAAATCGGTGCATAAGTCTTCGTTTTCTCTGGCAATGTGTTTCCCTTCCtatatgatctcagcttcactgtGCTCGGTCCAACTGATATAGCCAGGCATAGAGACCCTTTGCATCAAGTGGAAATATATCtcctgggtggtggaaaactgttTGACGCATGAACAACACATGtgttgagactgtgtatttgacttgtgcgtcgtGGCTGCTACCACGAAATATTTCACGCCATTCTtatactctgcgctcacacgactcacgtcgtacatccatcttttgtccatctacaattatatgaTTATTGTAAATCTATATTCAagatatctagaagattttacaATCACCTATAAATAAATTACCTCTCCATCTTCTATCGGTAATTGGCTCAGATTGAAGGAGCCAtcgaccgacagtgatgcccattatcactgctggttcataaacCACATTGATTGATTCTTCTCGTACAGCTtgtgaaccgacagtgatagatcGGCATATAAAACCGATTCTACAGTAATGAGCTTATTTCTGAGGGCTTGAGTGTGTAGGCTGGTGTCTAAACAAGACAAGACCAGCTCGTAAATCTATACATAACATAGATTTGCAAGGTTTCAACTTTCAAGTCTTCGATCAGAAGATAAACCAAACCTTTTCAAAGGAGCAGCAGCAAAGTGCCAAGGTACGTGGCATGCTCGGTTGTCAACGCACGGTAAATGCCCCCACTCACTGACAGAAGAACCAACCCGTTCTACGTACAAACAATGGCAATGATGCACACCTTCCTCGAGCTCTTCCTGGAATGGCTCGGCGACAGAAGAAGGAAGTAGCAAAGCTGCAAAAAGTCTGGAGACTTGCATTGCAAGGTATCAATACATTGGCATTTTTGTAGCAAATGCATAACACCCTGAGATTTTTCAGTTTCTCGGTGATAGTCCATGATTCTGTTATCGTGGCAGATGGAATATGAAGGTTATTTATCACGTGACATCAAGTGTATCTTGTTGAGGGTAGGTGGGGAAAGGACATTGTCTTCAGAGTAATGCGTGTCACTACTTTGATCCTCAATTTAGGGAATATGATGATATGTGTTATTATTAGAGTGCTCATTTTAGTGGAAGCAAATAGCGACTAGTCACGTTTTAAAAAGCGTGATAAAATTTTGCGATTTGACTTTAAAACTATatgaggactggaggagtacgtggcaacATCATGAAACTTGtattgaggcgaagctaaattATGCAGACGTCACGGTCatccgatgaatagagaagaaaatagattaaatatTTTCAATGGTAGATAGAACTGTACTATAAAAGAGGAGTattaaaaaaagttagaaaatttaGGTAAATTTTTTAGACTACAAATAAACGTATAGGGCTATAGACAGACTAGAACTAGCCATTGACAGAGCTTCTGTGTTTGGGCTTCGCCCGCTTATGTGGGCCATCTGTTTGGGAGTTATATGGGCCATGCATTACTATCCTGGGCCGATGAAATCAAACGTGGCCCATCGTAAAACGGCATGCGTGCaatagagttttttatttttatattttttcgatgaaaaatttaaataaataaattcctcataaaaaaatttaaaactagaCGTCTAACGTCCTTTCATAAGGTGGTTAGGCCTCTACATCCCTGAGAATGAGGTAAGCAGTCTCACACGCCTCTGAAGCCAGTATATGAACAGTAACCCATGGTAAACAGTACTCCGAAGTTTAATTTTCctcctatcttctctattcaaaacagtgatgttcCGTTGCTCAAAAacttctaaaactttttgtacgtattacataatccatgtgcaacctattttaattaaattcacccaaaaatactatgtagaatttaaactaaaattctccaaaaaaaagctacttttataatttctagcaattgttagggcctcaaatatatttataaaaaactggtaaaatttactaatattcttcttatgtgatgtgataatttctaaaattatttttagcactatgtttatatatgtttgaattcaaattaagttaaaagaagaatatcacatgaaattataaaaatacatataaatggtgcattacaaaggaatccacttttttaccatataatatagggctgataataattttagaaattataatatcacataagaataatattagtgaattttaccagttttttagaaatttatttgagaccctaagaattgctagaagttataaaagtagcctttttggagtattttagtttaaattctacacaggatttttgTATGacttcaattaaaatgggttgcacatggattatataACACgcacaaaaagttttaggagtTTTGGAGCAACATaacatcactgttttgaatagagaaaaTAGGAGATGAAATTAAACTTTGGACTACTGTTCACCACGGGTTACCGTTCTTTAAGGGTGGTAAGGCCTAACCGCCTCGTGAAAGAGCGGTAGGtatctagttttataattttttcatgagaaatctatttatttaaatttttaattgaaaaaatataaaaacaaaaaaagctCCGTGCAATAGAGTACCAGGATTTTGCACGTGTCTATAGCTAATAGTTTCACTCTTACGTCTATTTAGTAGAGCTCCTCTTATCTAATTATTTAGGTAATGATTCTCCATTAATTGTTTAGAGTTTTTAATTATGTGGAAGGAGTGAATTAAAGGAAAtcagttttttagtttttagcaTCTAGTCTATTTTAAAGAATCACTCTCATGGAATCATTATAGGAGCTGAAAATTGCCAAACAGACACTTATTCGCTAGACAAATCTTCTCCAAGGTGTTGGGGCCTGGTCTGGACCTTGTACAATCTCTTGAGCCCTAACAGGGTACAGAATTGAGATGATTCCTCCTATGCCGTTGTAATTTTGGGGAATCCTCTTAATGTGTCGATGACCCGTGGGTCATTCAACTTGGAAGTGTTACGGCTTGCAACAGATTAGAACTAATGTGGTGAACACGTGTGCGTGCTCTAAGCTTGCTGCTGATGCACGATGTCAGGCACGATCGTGCCAGATCACAGCAGACAAGTACCACTACTGGATAACAACTGATAACATCTAGAGCAGGGTTCACAAATTTGAACGAAATTCACGAATATGGACCGATTCACGCTTAGTCGCATTACAAAAACCAACGCTTATCGgtcgaatttgaatttaaattcaaaaaaatacaaacttCAACGGAATTCTCACCAAATTCTTTGAATTTCAATCGATATTCACGATATTCGAAGAATGCGTTGGGAACGTATTTTGGTGTCTAAACGCATTTGTAAACCCTGATCTAGAATGACATCTGTCCCCCTCTCTCTAGAAATGAAAAGGAGTGACAATTCCtcgcaaaaagaagaaaagaaaaggagtgaCATTGATGGATGGAAATTGGCCAACGAAATGACAGGAATAGCATTATCCATTTGTGGGTGGGAATTCATCGTCATTTCAATCAGCAGTGTTAACCAAAAAGATGCCCCTCCCAACTAAACTGGCCATACCTTGATGGGAATATAGGGATGGCTCGCTCTTTAatttcttttccctttcttttatttattccCATGGAAATATTCCCTGTCTTTTATTTATTCCCATGGAAATAGTCATCAGAGATAGAGGATATATAACCTGTCTCAACAATCCCTTATGCACTAAGAAAAATATAGTTCAGAAccatctcagaaaaaaaaaaaggagatgaAAGATATCCTAGCAAACAAACCACCGCGAATAACGCTAAACTCTAGATAAATAATAAGGTAGTCCATTCTTCAATCAAATTTTCTTATGCTGTCACGATATGAGTTTCTACGTCGACAGTGATTACGATGATAATCGAGGTTGGTGGTTGGGAtgaataaattttctttttgaacGAGATGGTATCGAAACTTGCTTACATGCAATTATTAAAAAAGTAGTTCAATTGAACAATAAGAAAATAATGAATATGCTAGTTCTTTTTGTATGTTCCGTgacttattaaaaaaaaatgttccatAACTTTTTTATCTGAAAGTTACATTACTTGTGGATCCAAATTTCAAACCATGAGGAGCAAGTGCCTTCAAACCTTTTAGAACTTTACACACATCAGCAAAAATTATCAGTAGAGTAAGAAACACCGGTGTGCATTGACCTAGCGAGTACTTTctctgatcccaaatataaCTCCATTTGTCTTAAGGTTGATAAATATCAGTGAATCCAAACACATCCTTTGACAAATCAGTAATGCCAGGTTCTTGAAATAAAATTACAATCTCTAGGACCTAGCACTTATCTTGACTTAGGCCAAAGACTTTTGGGCTCATTTTTATTAGAAAGTAAACACAGAGCACAAACCCAACATTCGTAGTACCTTGTATGACCATATCAATAACACTTCAGTCGATCCcacagagaaaagaaaaagaaatccaGACACTTCAAATTTTTCTCACCTCATCTATCTCGGAGCCCACGCCATGCATACGTGCGCACCAGCGTCAGCAGTGGAATCCTCCTTTTTTTGGCATCTTCCAAAGAAACAGCTGTTGTCGCCATATGGATCTAACGACAACATAGAGGTCCCGTTTGAAATGTGGTAGCAATTTTACGTAGAGCGCGGTATATCCAAATATAGCCTCAAGAAAATACTCACCTTTCATATCGGTAAGATATCGTGTTTCGCAAATTAAGAGATGAGCAATACTAAAATCGATGCTATTCGGTAAAATTTTAGACATGTGCTCACGTGTGATTTCTCTTCCATATTGTTTGTGTACCATACGTGCAGGGGTGGACTTAGGAGGTGGCATGGGGTTCAATTGAACCacgatctttcttttttttttaaatcaaccTATAAGTATTAATACCTTGATCTAATGTATAAGCTAGTATGCCGCATTTTGCAGTTCTATATGGATTGAAAACATTTTTATCTTACCTTCAAACCCTATCATAAAATCTCTGACGTCATCGCTGCATACATGACACAATCATTCACTATCATAGAAAGGATTATACGTGCACCCTCTTCAATTCCGGTTCAAAAATAACCGAAAGTGATAacatatcactgccagtttgtaaGCTTTAGTCGTACATAAAAAGCTACGCCAGcaagaaccaacaatgatagtgattaactctactggcagtgatacatcactgtcggttcatattaCTAACCGAAAATGATATTAGCTCATCAAAAAACATGCAAACAATTTGATAGTACTAATAGCCATAACTGTCGGTTGAATttacaaaccggtagtgatccTGAAAATCCATACGTCTTCACACATGCGATTTTAAATGTGAGCGATCCTCGCTCACTCTTTcactctgctctctctctccccctctctctctatctctctcccacGCGCGCTCACGTGCtctctcattcttgtctttCTCTCGCCCACCACtagccacctccacctccctcACGTGATCCACATAGATCCGCTACTGCCTCCACCACCTTCTGCGAGGATGCCTCCCACACCCACGTCCTCgttcggggaggaggaggccctgCCGGATGAGGCGCCGCCTACCTCGTCTGATTCCAGCACTTCGCCGTCGAGATTCCTCTCGTTGGACGATGAGGTATGGGACAAGTTCATCGACGAGCCATCGAGGGCCAAGAAGGCTGAGACGAGCTCAATGGAGGAGGACACCGACACCAACGATGACGGCGACAACGGCGACGAGGACAAggacaacgacgacgacgacgatgatgatgacgaggcCGTGGACTTCCGTTCGTGGGTCGAGTTCCAACCCGAGCACGACTACTAGCTAGCTAGTTAGCTAGGTTAGACGCGCGTTAGGGTTGTGTGTTGTAGTCTGCATGACACAGTTTTTGCTGTAATTAGCATAAACAATATTAATATGATCATTAATAATGCCAATCTCTTTTAAATTAATGTatgaatatttaattttttattttttttcctggatTGAGTATCAGTGTTGATTCATAGGTACAACTGGTAATGATAACCATACAAATCGACCAGAATGAGATCAAGGATCGATAGTGATAGATTGTATCACTGGTTGTTCATAATATGAATTGGCAGTGATGATGTTTTGTCTTACAGTGATTGTTGATTCGTAATTTCATCTTACAATTTAGTTAGGTGCTGGGTTTGATTTTAGTGTTTTTTTATTGATACGAGGCAAGGTTGGGGCGGCGGAACGTTTTAGCTTGCAATTGGTCTATGCATATCTAAATTTTGGCACCAAACCAAGTGAATAATGTAAAATTTCATGAGCATCGCCAAAATTTGGCTTAGACATATTAGAGCTCTGAACCAAATAAACTCTCCGTGCCAATTATGCGTCTAGATAGTAGATATATGCATCATGCATCTTAATAATTTCTATGCAGTTTCGGTGTCtttgtcatgcatgcatgcgcgacACAAGAGTAGACAACAAATAGAATGAAATGTACGGTAGACCTGTGAGTATACGTAAGACTGCAAACAATACTTACACCTCCACTCACATATACCCACGTGTGTGCGCTTTCTAGCATACGTCAAAACAAAATCTGTCCTATTCATTGTTCTGTACCGTATGAAGGAGGTATTCATGGTCACATGTTTGGAGTCCGGAAAGCTACACTCATTAACCTACGATGTATCTATAGAATTAATATAGTGTCGGCATCAAATCAGATATACCATATTCGCATGCAATGCTGCTTTGTCATGACGTTTCACACACTACGGTCGTGGTACTGAGAGTTTTTTAAAAGCTCAAATAACATATATGAATAACTTGGTTGTACGGGgatagtatatatataaatacaaaGCCAAGTTACCATCTACGTACTAGACGGACCCATTAAATTCTAGATACCCAGCTTTTTTTTAACCCAAAAGCCAAACCATGCATCCGAATTCACCTCCTATCTGACGTATTTACCCAACAGGGCCCAGGGTGGCAAAAGGGTCAACAGGAATGGGAACGCAGATGATCCCCGTGCGCTGCCACACGCTCAAGCTTCCCTTTGTTCGTGAGAAGAAGTTTTATGAGACTGGTTTTACAGGAAGATTTTTTTAtgtatgttatatatatatatatttttaattatatgTGTCAGTcgttaaattagaaaaatagtaTAAATTAGAATCTTTTAATAAAAAATCTTCCTCACATGTGATTGTATGTAGAGAGCTGCTGTGcgtataataaaatatattatgtgGAGTTGAGAATCGTTGGAGTTTGATGGATTCAATCGGCTGCTATAACAACAGGTGATACAGTACAAAAATTCGTTTCACACTAAAACCGAACACTGTTGATACAGTACTTTACACAGTACCTCTCTTCGTTACTGCAGAGACCTAGAGTCCCCGACCGTGACCTTTTGCGGCCGGCCGTTTCCTCCCTGTTCGTGTGTGCGCCGTGCCCACCCCCGCCTTTGTCGTCGGTGTAAGTGTTCACGGACGCTGGTCCTGTTGGGAAGAATCGAGGCCCATGGCAGATGCTTGAAAGCGATGCGTGGATCCGGCACCATCGCTGGCGATGTTAACATGAGCTGCTGTATTGGTCTGGACCCCCTCATCGGGGACAAGAAAATTTCACGCGAATTTTGGGAAAAATAACTTTACGGTAAAATCTTACTCCATCGggtaaaaaatacataatattttgattttttaccgTCTTCGATTTACAACtttgattattattatttaataaaatatagttataatatctaataaaaatataatattataaagtgTTTTTAGATAAATCTATACGTGTGGTTTTtaaattttcaaactaaatatttaaaaactgttgataattaaaattttgatcaaatcTTGATTAAAACGATAAGTTTTTATGACTGAAGAGGGAGTATGTTCCAAAAGAGCCTTGAGTTTAATTCATGCAGTACTAGCGAGTTGTATGTCCAGCGGTGGACTGTTAGGCGCAACTCTGTTTGAGGCGTTCGAGTTCCACGTAAAATTTGGGCAGAAATCTCATAATTACCGTAAAAATTCCTCGAAATTCCTTATGTTCGAAACATGTCCGGCAGTTGATGAACGATGAAGGTTTAGCTAAAACTGTACTCTCGTGATCGACTCCAAACAAGAAAAGGATTTTGCTCTCGTCTCGTGATGATGCTACATCTATAGTTACGCACAAGTTTGACTGGCCGATAGAACAGTAGTAGCTGTACgtactttgattttcttaagcGAAATGGCAAGAGATTTGGAGGAATAAAACAAG is part of the Phragmites australis chromosome 12, lpPhrAust1.1, whole genome shotgun sequence genome and harbors:
- the LOC133887366 gene encoding UPF0481 protein At3g47200-like — translated: MEGESEKASSDSWVVDIKKKLENTDPLQEKKRWEKPSIYRVPEWVMNLTHEEAYQPQVVSLGPFHHGERALRPMEEHKQRAVLHIVKRSKRPLEEFIAAIEKVADELLDAYDGLADEWRREKRGRFVEMMVADGCFLLEVMKGLAEKKAPADYASNDPIFSVHGMLYLWVGIQSDMVVIGNQLPLLALQRLEAVWRGTYPSAAEINRLVRDFLCQPLQKGIFLEGAGISDKHIDELCLHPLDVFHKSFCGRSDCQGTGQWEWSVPSAVELKEAGIQFKKSKTQNVCDVVFQNGVLSMPAVPVHNSIEKIFLNLMVFERLHSDAGSNATAYMIFMDNLIDSEKDVALLRSKGIIKNLLSSDKEAANMFNILSKGAVLSPSSKLHDVRRELNAHCKKPWNRWRAIFVHKYLNNPWVFMSLITATILLFATLLQTIYAVVDFHTKS